ACGCCCTCCGACCGCACCGTCTTGAGCGCGCAGTCGATGGCGCCGGAgtagggcggcggcgcgccgggcgCCACCTTCATGTTCATCACCCTCGTCTTCACCACGTCCACGGGGttggacgccgcggcggcgacgagccccGCGGCGAAGCTGGCCACGACGTGCGTGCCCAGCCCGTCGGCGCCGGGGCCGCGGCGCGCCAGGATGGCCTCCTTGGCCTGGTCGTAGGTGGCCAGCTGCGACGCCGTGACGATCATGGCGCGGTTCACCGTCAGCGACGACCCGCGCCACAGGCTGCGGACGCCCTCGTCGCGCGCCATCCGGCCGATGGCGTCCCCGACGCTGCGGTAGTTCCGGCGCTCGGCGAGCGGGAGCCGCCCGTCGGCCTGCATCCGCACcatggcgacgtcggccgggttccccacggcggcgccgaccccgCCGGCGATGAGCCCAGCGGCGATCTTGCGGTGGAGCGGCAGCACGCCGCCGTTCTCCTGGGTCCACTTCTTCTTCAGTATGTCGTAGAGCCCCATCCGGGTGGTGGAGTAGAGCGTCTGGCGCAGCATGGTGGCCGACACGCCGGAGAAGAGCCCCGCCGCGCCCTCCGCCCGCAGGATCTGCGCGCCGACGGCTATCGGCCCGGGCTTCCTCGGCGGCGCAATCACGTCATGCGGGATCGCCACGGCCTGCCCCGCGTGGAACGCCAGCGCCGGCCGCAgcgccgcctgcgccggcgcgaccgccgccgccgccgccggcgcctcccccTGCAGCTGCATCCTCACCTTAATCAAATCGAGCGGGTGCGTCGAGCACCCAGCGACGATGGACGCGATGCCACCCTCCACAAATCCCTTGAACCCCATTGCTCCTCCTCTTCACAAATCGGACGGAAAGAAACCAAATCAAAAGGAAAGAAGACCAAAATTGCAAGAAAGCTCAAAAGAAAGGAGCAATCTTTTCTATTCCTATTGCTGCCAATAGGAGCTGGGGCACATCTCACTGGAGACGAGGAGATGGGAATGGAGGGCGAAGGCTATGGAGGAGGAGTGTGGGACGCTGGCCCTCTGTGACATATGCTGCTCGTGCGTTCCTCTTTCCTGGGGCTTGGCTTCCGATGTGCTGTTTGTTTGCTGCGTCTTGGCAGAGGAAGAGGCTCCCAAGCCGCTATTTATAGTTCGCCTCGCAAGCTGGAGGGAGCTTGGAGACggcacgaggaggaggaggaagaaggaaagaaagaggGGTCGCGGTGGTTCTGGGGAAGGCAGATTCGGAGGTGGGTGGTGGCCGCGGGATGGGGAGGACCTGGCCGCCCCGCGAGAGAGATCTCTGGTGGTCGCTTGGACTTGACGCGGAGAGGAGGATgagaaagggggggggggggggggggggggtggtatGACGGCGCGTGGGCGGACAGGGCTCTTGTTGGGTTTGCCCTAATTATTCCGTGGTTTGGACGCGTCGTGGGCCGTCCGTTGGTGAGGATGGACGGCAGATGACtcgcttggggggggggggggggggggggggtttcggGTTTCCTTGTGTGTCTGCtcggaaagtttttttttgcggCGTATAGGGGTCGAGGCGGGCAAAAGAAGGAAGGGAATAGTAGGCAAGTATAGCTGGGAACAGGATGCCTTGCTTGCTGGTGGTGAGCAGGATGAAGGTGGTACGGATAATTTCTGAGTTTCGATCCCGGTTTTTCGGATGCGGATTGTTGCAgtcgaatttttttttggatattctCGGATTCGGATACGAATTCGGATAGTTTTTCTCGGATACGAATTCGAATACAGTAGCAATGGTATATgtcgaaaatcggattcggtcggaaactatccgaCCTTTTTTTGCCAGATATCCGAATCAAAATAAACAGCAAAATCCAAATTAACAAACATCGAAAAAcgctcgtcgccgtccgccgcacgccgtcgcacGTCGCACGCCGGATCCACTCGTCACCGTTCGCCGCACGTcgtcccctcgcgccgccgagccccatccgtcgccgtcgcctcacgACGTCGAATCCCGCGACTGCTGGGCCGCCGACCCCGGATCCGGCTGCCCCGAGACcggcgtcgccgtccgccgcacgccgtcgcctcgTGCTGTCGAGTTCCCGCCGTCGCCACGACCCGGCTGCCCCGAGGCTGGCG
The Oryza glaberrima chromosome 8, OglaRS2, whole genome shotgun sequence DNA segment above includes these coding regions:
- the LOC127782477 gene encoding mitochondrial uncoupling protein 5-like, translating into MGFKGFVEGGIASIVAGCSTHPLDLIKVRMQLQGEAPAAAAAVAPAQAALRPALAFHAGQAVAIPHDVIAPPRKPGPIAVGAQILRAEGAAGLFSGVSATMLRQTLYSTTRMGLYDILKKKWTQENGGVLPLHRKIAAGLIAGGVGAAVGNPADVAMVRMQADGRLPLAERRNYRSVGDAIGRMARDEGVRSLWRGSSLTVNRAMIVTASQLATYDQAKEAILARRGPGADGLGTHVVASFAAGLVAAAASNPVDVVKTRVMNMKVAPGAPPPYSGAIDCALKTVRSEGVMALYKGFIPTVSRQGPFTVVLFVTLEQVRKVFNGVEF